The DNA segment ATTGGTCCGTTGGGACCAAGAGCTCTGAGAATAAGGAGTAATGCAGTGGTAGCTGATGCCATAGTCAACTCCACATGGTCGCTCCCACACCCACGTTCAGCGCAGGAAGTCGAGCTACACGCTCACCTAACCACTATCCCTCTTCCCTTACATACTGATATTGATGATACTTATGAATGTGTTGCAGGTGACTCTCCGGGGTGTGGCTTTATCGCCTCCACTACATGGGAAGTCTTGCGGCCTCGAGATCAAGTTAAAGACTGGGTGGATGTTGTCTGGTTCAAGGGGTCAGTACCCAAACATGCCTTTACGATGTGGACTGCAACCTGGGACAGGTTGCCAACGAGAGAGAGACTTGCTGCTTGGGGAATGCCGATTGCTACTACTTGCCCCCTTTGCGCAAGGGGTAATGAAACAAGGGATCATCTGCTGCTGTCTTGTGAGTATAGCCTACAAGTATGGAGGGAGGTGTTCATCAGGTGCACGGCTCCGTCGACCATGTTTACAACTTGGTCGGAGCTCTTGTCTTGGATTAGAGCGGCAGGATCAAAGGAGTTGAAGCTACTGCGTAAAGTGGCTACACAAGCCTTCGTTTTTCACATTTGGAAGCAAAGAAATAATCTGGTCCATAATCAGTTATCCATTCCTTCTTCATCAGTCTTTGCTGGACTTGATAGGGAAGTGCGAAACATTATTTCTGACAAGAGGAAGCGTAAAACGTTTAGTAATCTCATGTCTCTTTGGTTGAGATAGCTCTTTCATGTTAGTGTGTTTATTTGATccatcttgttttttctttctttttgccaAGATGGCTCAGACATAAGATTTCTTTGTAGAATCTTTCTTTCATTTTATGAAATTTAcattttagcaaaaaataaattatacccCTAATAATACTTCAATGGCAAACTTGTGATTTCTGAAAACTAGGTTGGGTTTTATGTACTTTTGCTTGGTATATGTGTTATGCTAGTAATTACAATATTTTAAGAGTTAGTTGAGTAATATTAGATATGATTGGAGTCATTATAAGTAATTTCCCTTTATGCTTCTATTTGTTATGCTTCTTGCCTTTTCCTTCTGTCTTTCTGCTCTTAGTCAGTTTCTtgcttatttttttgtcatgtaTCCCTTTCAAACTAGGAGGAGTTTTGCAGCATGTAATAGTGGGTGGAGACTAGACGTCTTCTCCTTTCTTAGGTAAAAGTAGATCATGGGAAAATATCCTTGTCTAGCGAATTTACTTTCTTTTGAGACCCAAGAAACATTCGAGATAAGTTTATTgtagatggtaaatgatcatgtAATAGTTGAAAGCTCAGAAACTGTATCTTCGCCGTATTATCTGGAGGTGTAAAAATCTGTTGTGTAAGAACTCGGAGTTCATGTGAATTGAGGTTCTAAAGAATTTACATTCTAAGTCTTGAGGATATGTAGATTTATCCTTGAGAATTTGAAAGTTCTAGGAAATCTATGTTTTGATTCTGGAGAATGAATACATTTTAATAATGGGAACTTTGAGGTTTTATGGATCTTCTTTTTATAACCCGGAGATGAATTCTTAGTTGTTTTTATCTTAAACCCGAACGTTGTATAGATTATTGTCGGATTGGAACCAAAATGTTATATTTGTCTTAGTCTCAAACTCGGAAGATGTATTGACTTGATATGGCAAATCTTTAAACAGGAAAACCAACATTAATGTATATTACTTATATACAATATTTTCTACCAACACTTATTATAAACCGAAAAGGGATACAAACCCGCGTTAAGCGCGACTCGAACTCCAGTTTGAGTTAAACAATGTAAAACTTTTCCTAACTAACAATTTGAGTCAGTGCAATTCATGTTTCTCTATGATAAATCCAAAAGCTTAGGATTTTCTCACATTGTATTGTACGTCCACCAAACTCATTTATTTACTTGTTTATATTGGATTTcctattttcattattttagttTACACTACAAAACAACTTCCATATATCATGTTTTAGTTTGACCATATTCCTCGCATCCCAAATACATAGTTTCGTTTATCTTAGAGCAACCAAACTCGATCATTTTCATTAATACGAAAACCATACtttcggtttaatttttttttaagattatctAAAATATCTTCAAAAAGCGTATTAGACAAAAGTGTAGATgaaaaattttatttggtaGCAAAATACATACCCGGAAATAATGACTTTTTATGATaaaactagggtcggcccgccctgcGGGCGGGGAGTtggaaaaaaaactatttatatgaatttacattaattttatgaagcatttaaaaaaaaaaaaattgtagattGAAACAAtattgtaaacaaaaaaaataaatagaattaagagattatgttattatttttaataaatattcttgGACTGAATTAAAATGACAATAACTTTCATTATTCTATGAAGGACAATCTAATATAATAGGATTAATGATGTCCTTCATGTGCATATAATTATGCAATGATCATGCGAGAAAAAATATGTTAAGGAAAAGCTTATATTATCTAAGTCAAAACAACATTTTGTTAGTGTATGAATAGCTTGGTctatgtatattttaattaaaatatgatagTTTTCTCCTAATGAAAGTCATACTTCAACTTGACTGCCACTCAATTGAAAACAGTCTGTCGTTAttaaataagtttaaaatttattagataGGTTTTACTATTAATATAGAAGTTATTAATACTATGGAAACTTGCGGTAtgaattaacaatatatttaaactaaatgATAATATTGCATGGATGTTTTTATAGAATCCATGATTGTATGTAATAAAGATCTTATGTTGCAATGCATGTAATTATCttgcaaaatatatttttgcattGGTGTATTAATACTTTGAAATAAAACCTTTTACCGTACAAAAGAAATcgttcaaaattttcaaatatcaaaGTGTTCATTTATTCAAATAGCTAATTAGgagtaatatataataatatgtcaTGTGCGTTattgtatgaaaaaaaaaaagttaggagCACTATTTATCAAGAAATCATGGACCTTAAAAAATAAATCGATGTAAATGGGTAAAGAAAATAATGGttccaatgtttttttttttgctaaaacattattcatatgttAAATGCTCAGTATATGTATATCAAATTACTAAATTCAATTTTTCATTcactatataatattatacttttatatgtaTGTTCACTAATATAATATAAACCTATTGGTTCATctagtttttttggtttttacgggctattttacatattaaaataaataaaaaatattgtattgtATTTTCGATACATATAAATGCAATTAAAATCATCGTACTCGGTTCTggtgatttatattaatttttcataCCGGAATGATGGGAATGAATATCAACAATATCATAAGAACTGTTTTATGACGTATTCGTAAGACGAAGAACACAACAATATTTGTTTACTAAATATAAGCGTACAAATGTTTATATTTGAAACtccttcaaaaatataatattaattatcttAATTTTGGATTAATACtttaaactatttcaaataaaataaaaaccttGTAATAGTTTATGTTGTACATACTTTCGagtgtatattattatttctaaCAAAAGAATAACGTCGACAAAAATTATAAGCGTtacatttttgaattttgacTGGGCTCCTAATTTCTAACAAAAaataatgatgaatattaaTGTTACTTTTAACTCAAACTAACCTATTATTTGAAATGTTaatcaaaatttacaatataattTGTAAGTAAATAAAATCGTTTTCCGCTCTACAccataacttttatttaagaataACATTTTAGCTTTCAATTATTTGATGAAATTAAACATGTATTTTAtacaaaggttttttttttagtatttattcaCCCGCCGTAAATATGTAGATGAGCAATCGATCATACTCAAAGTGGGTTTCCAAAGTTacaacataatattttaaaagatatttacaGGTGAAAAGGAAATAAGCAAATAATTTGAAATGGCTAGTGGAAAGCTATACTACGTTGTTCATATGAGTACAAATGTACAATCACAAATCATCATCAACCAACCTTATCTCAAAGCCACCCTCCATAAGCTTTGTAAAACCCTGCATTTCTCACAAACAAACGTACGATGCTGATTCTGTAGAATCCCACCAGTGTTTCAGAGCATTTTAAACTAACTTTTTGTGAGAGAATCATTGATCACCAAAGTGCCTTGTAACCAGATAAACTGGTATTTTAAGAACACAggcttttccttttttttggttCCAGCCTCTTGTTTTGCTCTCTCCCTCATGCCTTAGAACGAAATCATTTGTTGTTCCTGAAGCCGCAGGTGTTTACTGAGTGCATGACCAATTTGTTTCCGCTCTTCTGGAGACAATGCTGCTATACGCTCAGCTAGCTCTACGATCTTGCTCGAAGGCTGGGGCCTAGGACCATATGAATATTGCTGCAAGAAACACACCTGCACAGACCATTTTACTTGGGTTACATTGGCATAATGAACATTCATGAAAAGTGATACTTCATGACGTACAACTCTGCTACCATACAAAAGTCAACCCAAGATTATTTCAAGTGACACAAAAAGAATTCTACGATTCTAAAAATCTACAAATCTAAACAACTCTCCTATGTTACATAAAGAGGACAACTTTAGATTTGTGGATTACTAAATGTTGTTGTTGATCAATGCAAAGAGAGCTAAAATCACAGAATGAGAATGATTATGCTTACATGATGAACAATATATGGTGGAAGAGTAAGCCTTTCACCTAACTGATATGGCGGAGTGCACTCAACTTAGTAAGGTAAGTCGGTTATCTCATCCAAAGTGGTTGAATCGTTGAAACGAATCAATAGAGGAGACTCGGGCAGTATAAAATTCTGATTGCGCCGAGTCACATAAGTGGTGAGACGGTGGACGTTGACGGTGGTTAGCATGAGCAGGCCTGAGCATGAGTGTTGcctgaaaacagaaaaaaaaacgaaactaTAATGAACATGAGTTAACCATAATACTGAGAAGAGGTTTCTCTTGTAAGATTAGTAAGAGGGGGAGTATGATGTTCAGGGATTGAGACTGACCTTTTTGGAGCAAAAGCGAACAACACATCAACAGAGTCTACGTGATCTAAGACTTTCCACTTTCTAACAGAGTTTTTAGAACCAGACATATAGTTCAAGAAGCCAGAGAAGCTAGGAACTTTTCAGGGGAGGTAGAACAATAGCGAAACCAAACTCATGATGCCTGTCTCAAGTCTATCTTTCAAACCATTGTCGTAGCTATATGCAACCGCTCGTTGGAACTCATCTAACTACATAGAAACTATACGATGAATCAATAAACGATTGTTGTTTTCATGGATTGAGAGGATGGTTTTCAAGGGAGGAAGGCTAACCTTTTATAGTTGCGGGTACACCGCCTTACAGAAGAGAAACTTGCATTCAATGTCAGATCTTGGTGGATGGAGTTAAGAAGGCCATAAAGGCAATGAATCTATAACTCGAAACGTTTTGGTCAATTAGAAAAGAAGATTAACCGAACAAAGCCCATGACACCATCGATTAAATGAAACAGTGAGTATAGAAGAGATGTACACGATTGAAACCCCAATGAACGGAATTGTCACGCTGACCTCTGTCTGCATCTCAGCCTCTCTAATGGCGGAGATCGAAGATTGTGATGAACCCTAAACTCCAGAACGGTGCGGATGAAGGGTCTTGCTTTTCACGATAGCGACATGGGTCCTCGAGGACATTATTGGGCCCAAACAACACACAGCGAAGCCCACATAAATCACGGAAGAAAGTTAATGAAACGCGTCGCCCCTATATTGAAAGACTTTCTGACGTGTCCTCAGCAGGAGAGACTccaacatttttatatataattagataTTCTGAGAATACATTTACTTTTCGTCTCatctaatataaaatattaaataattaataatctatTGACAATTCATATAATGGAGTCATTTTGTGGAAGTATTTTTGCCGAAAACATTGTAAAGAACAAAGAGTGTCCACGCCTAAAGGAGAAGAACACTTCAACATGTAGGGAAAGTGGCAGCGAGAATGACATACATCACAAACTAACCTGGTCATATGAATGTTGCGTATCACCTCCAATTTGATTGGTTCAGCATCAACTATTTGCTTTAGACTAATTAAGTCTCCGAGTGTACATTTGATATGAAATGTAATACAACACTCATCACATCTATAGAACCATTTCTCTGAATTTAGTTCTTCCTCACAAATTTCACATAAGTATTGGTCACTCGTGTCTTTTCCGTAGCATAGAAACAGAAAATGATTCTTATCATATTTGTGTTTCACCTTATTTGGTAAGAAAGGACACTTAATGTCCAAAACATATCCGCACTCCTGGCAGCTCAAAATGAAAGTTGCCTCATCTCCACAAGCCTTACAAGTTTTATTGCCTGAAAAGTCGATGTACAACGGATGATGAGGATGGCTTTCATGAAAGAAAGGTTCGGATATAGAACCACATCGCATATCAAGGGTTATATCATCCTTAGTTGTGTACCGAAAACCCTGAAAGAAGTGTTGACAAACTTCACAAAGCCCTAATATTGTTTCCATTTTGTCACATGGGAATAGAGTAATCTCCATCTTGTAGAAggaatctatttttttttttgggagatGGGCACATTTCTGATGAAGAATATAATTATCACACTCTGTGCAACTGTAGAATGGGCCACAAAATACAGGATATACACATGCTTCACAAACTATGccttcatcatcaccatcacttTCTTCTTTGAGCTTCAAAACATGGTTTTGGTGACCGGAATGCTTTATAAGTCCCTCTTCAACCACTTCGTATGACTTGAGCTCGATATTAGTTTCTGATATACCTTCAAGCTCAATCCCATCCCAAATCCCGAACTTTGTGGCACATCTTAGATGAACTGCAAAATCTTGACACTTCAGACAAGAATAAGCTCCGCACGTCCATTTCATCTCTTTTTGACACACTCCACATTCCCAATCATCAGAATCAAGATAATGATTGTAATAAATGCGGTGGTCATGATGATTGATCTTTATGACTTGTGGTTTATCAACACAATTTCTATGGATCATGAAATTGCATTGAGGACATACATAAGGATTTGGGTCATCATCCATCCCACAAGCATTACAAACAAAACTTCTTTGCGGCATAAGAATGATTGGATGCTCATGAGCTTTAGGGTGGTGAAGACTGAAAGGAGGTGGTTTCTTTACACAGTTGATATCCACGCTGAAATTGCAAACTGAACAATGATAAAAGACGTTATGAAGCTTGTTCCCACACAAGCAACATTTTCCACCAGTGCGACTTGGAACACGCGTGTAACGCTTGAGAGGGTGTTGAGGATGGCAAGAATAGTTGATCTCTGATATGGATTCGGCACAATATTGGTGAAAACTCAAATCACATAAATTACATACAAAAGGAAACCGGTCATCAAGTACTTGACATAGATGACAAGTAAAGCTAACCATCTCAGGAACAAGGGATAATGGATGCTCATGGATCTTtgaatctccaatctctttcttaacttctttttttacaCATATCAAATCGATGGCAAAATCACATATAGAACAATAATAATACATTTTTGGCAAATTAATTCTACAAACTTTGCATTCTTCTTGCACATTATTGTTCTTTGCACATACCTTAATTTTCAAAGAATGTTGTGGATGATAGAGGTTGCAAATCTCTAGGCTAGAATTAGCACACTCTTTGTGAAAGAAGATTCCAGAACGAAAACAACGATAACCATCACCATAGTAGTTTTCACCAAGATTGCAACCATCGCATTTTAGCCCGCGAGTTGGATATAATGCATAAACTTTCTTAAGTATTTCCATagatgatataaatatatgttttttaattaattagtaTTTTTAGAGTTTTCTTACATTTGATTTATGAATGATGAGAGCTTTCTTTATATATGCATACGTTCAAgtagtttaaaatataatactaaGATATGATCACCATATTATATTATTCTTTGTTTACATGAAAATTATACTCAAAGAATTTTGCTTGTGTTGACATTGATCATCATGATTTGTAAGACGCAAAGAATAAATTCTAGTAAGGTAACTATTTATTCTTAACTTATCAAGGAAAACAAACTATTCCATTTTTCAGGATGGAAGGAATGCCAAACGTGCATCATATTCTTTTTAAGAGTATATTTACACTCAAGTTATTCTTTGCTCATCTGTAGAGATGTCAATCATGGACCTGGTCCGTAAAGGACTGTGGCGGACAGTATTGGACCGGGATTTTGTAGGTCCGCAAGTTAGTAGGCCTCACGGGACGGGTTGTTGCGGGACTGGGCTTTTTCGGGATGGACTGAAGCAGGCCATGCGGGATTACAAAGACCcgtatttttttcttcttaatttcTTGTTTACTTGAAAAAAAGAGAGTGAGAAGAAGGTGATTCGTGTGACTTTTCCTGAGAAAATGAAACGACGATGACGATTCGAGCTCTGGAGATTACGATTCGAGCTCTGGAGATTACGATTCGAGCTCCGGCGATGATGATTCAAGCTCTGGCGGGCCTGACCCGCCGTGATCCGCTTGAAGACAATACCGCTGTTGTCCAGGACGTGACAGGACGGGACAGCCTGTTTGCCATCTCCATTTATCTGACAAAGAGAACATTCTGATTTCAAAATGGGTTTCTAACATAGGGGAGTTAAGACTCGGCAAAAATCTAAATTCGAAGAACTGAACCAAATTCGAAACGGAAAAGTAGTACCGAGCCCAAaccaaaattgataaaatatctGAACGACTTTAAAATGTTTCTATCTAGAGAACCAGATCTGAATCTGACCCGAACGAAAGTATTTCGAGTACCCGAATGTGTccaaaatacatttatatacctacatattttaattattttagatttaatatataaaaatatagtagatataagttttccaaaataattaaaaagatatagaaatagtcaaaagtaaatctctaaaatagttaaacaatactcaaaacaccaaaaatacttgaaatatctattgattttctATCCAGATATTCAAGCCaaacaaatttatatgttaagtttaggtattttgGCATAtcttattcaaatttatatgtaatatattattttgtttttggattttgagaaatttgaagtatataataaattttaaaattttaaaacttatataaacagattatccgaacccgaaccaaatCCGAAAAGATCCGAACACTaaccaaaaatttataaatacccGAATGAGGCTGAAAGTCTTAACTCCGAAAACCTGAGACGcgaaccgaatccgaatggTATCCGGACACCACCCCAACGGTAGTTATGATACAGAAAAATCAGTATCAAGCTATTAGGGCTAAATTATTTGGTTGCCATGAAAAGTAGATATAAAGCCAATTATTATAaaactaggtgataacccgcaCCATGTGCGGGGTAAAATGTATATAGCATTACTTATTacatgtttacatatttttaagttATAAACACATGGAATAGActtgtattttattatattcttcttcttctaagtatttaattataaatcaaatttattaagtattacatatttatatttatatgactGTATAAGTTTTTTTCGTAATCACTGTTAAATTATGCAAAAAATTGCTTAagtattacatatttatatggtcGAGGTTTGTATCGGACCtgcaaattaaaaataaaataatggatAATATATTGgttcaatttttaattaatatcgGATCCAATATATGATAGTAAATTGGATAATAAATTCTTAGCAGATCTATTCTAAACCGATAGACTTTATTCTAGTTAAacttatataattaagtatcagtaaaataattcaaacttatagaattaaatattaaactagatttcgacccgcacaaccgtgcgggtgtttattttcattttatatacataaatattttttacatcatttattgtatatatatttatttaacaaattaatatatgaattaaaaaaatattaaatattatttttgtattaaatttatattcagTTTTGACCCACCGACCTTCAAAACTAAGTTTTCTATTAgcaatatttttacatttatttctttcagataatatattattatatatacaaaagtctaagatatgttgatttttatacatgtattatatagtttttgaatGTTAAGTCGTTATACCatcgtattatatttttagcataaatattttgtatttataaaacagtttttacaaatttatcaatttaatataatgttatcatatttagttcaatataataatctcatttaatatgaactattattattataaaatgataaaaaaggtaatttttttttgagcaaaaaaaaaggtaattttttattttataaatgataactatatatatatatatatgtgtatatatatatatatgcataataatagttcattgctaattacgaaattagttGAAATAGTCacataaaatttttgaaaattaacataatgctataatattttcaaaagatttgttaaaacaattatatatatatatgtatatatttatatttaaaataaaaagttatcaTGCATAAATGATTTGTATTATTAACTTTGttgaaatacatgttaatttatatacatgtattatatagttttctaataTTAACATGTGTTACCTACATATTACATTTCGAATATAAAtacttacaaaaaataaaatatataaaattaataatttaatataatttaatcatatttagcacaatataataattaatacttTCTCTTtaaatgattgattatgattatatatttgataaaatgatagaatttatattttaatattataacatatataaatgtatgatattatttcataactaatttcgaaattaatgaaaatatttacatataattttgaaaattaagatcttgttTAAATCTTTTAAACAGACTTGTtagaacttttaaaatatatatttatatttaaaatgaaaatatatcaaaatatattgtaaTTAAGTTAGTTCAAagattctatatattattagttttaataaaatatatttaattaaaaattaaaggatggtccaaattataaaacaatacatgaaaGAATTCATTACTTCTAATTTAATAGATAATATAGACtataattagaaatttgaagaaaatagtatacaattttgtttataataaaatattaactaacattaatttataataatattagagTACTAATCacgaaattaatcaatgattcattttataataatatttaaaatatctaatatgattttgtagatttttttctcaatatatttttataatcaaaAAATAAGACAATTTTATAGGTGAGTTGTTATATATGTCAATTATTTAATATGTGATATCTTAATGATGTTATTatgttaattaaaattaaatgaaatatatttttttagagaaggtccatttaaaaaaaaaatcacacataaagagaagttgtgacttctgttttaatataatagatgTTAATAAATAGAAAACAATATAGGTCTTTTCATATTAAGTTATAGTTGGTTAAATATCTCCcaaagtaaaaaagaaaatctCAGGAAGTTTTCTATATTATTACAAGATTGatagatatataatttttttattcggatatattttagtaagtaatataaatttaaacgtttaaaaaaattttaagaaCACATACCTATATATCATCTATAAACTTATGTATTAAAGTTGACAATTTTTTTACATAGATAATTATTATTTGATTCACAATTGGAAACAATCAATTGATACCAGTGATACTAAAGCACGTTATTGGTAACATTGTCTTTCATTTATACTTAGTATTTTAATAATTCCGGGCGAGTTCATAATGGTGTACATTAATATTTTCCTGCTGCAAAACATTAATGCAATAATTCATAGTATATTAATTATAGAACTTGGTCTTGTATAAATATACAATGGCAATCTTCGTAATTTTTCTAATAAgagaag comes from the Brassica rapa cultivar Chiifu-401-42 chromosome A01, CAAS_Brap_v3.01, whole genome shotgun sequence genome and includes:
- the LOC108869472 gene encoding uncharacterized protein LOC108869472; its protein translation is MEILKKVYALYPTRGLKCDGCNLGENYYGDGYRCFRSGIFFHKECANSSLEICNLYHPQHSLKIKVCAKNNNVQEECKVCRINLPKMYYYCSICDFAIDLICVKKEVKKEIGDSKIHEHPLSLVPEMVSFTCHLCQVLDDRFPFVCNLCDLSFHQYCAESISEINYSCHPQHPLKRYTRVPSRTGGKCCLCGNKLHNVFYHCSVCNFSVDINCVKKPPPFSLHHPKAHEHPIILMPQRSFVCNACGMDDDPNPYVCPQCNFMIHRNCVDKPQVIKINHHDHRIYYNHYLDSDDWECGVCQKEMKWTCGAYSCLKCQDFAVHLRCATKFGIWDGIELEGISETNIELKSYEVVEEGLIKHSGHQNHVLKLKEESDGDDEGIVCEACVYPVFCGPFYSCTECDNYILHQKCAHLPKKKIDSFYKMEITLFPCDKMETILGLCEVCQHFFQGFRYTTKDDITLDMRCGSISEPFFHESHPHHPLYIDFSGNKTCKACGDEATFILSCQECGYVLDIKCPFLPNKVKHKYDKNHFLFLCYGKDTSDQYLCEICEEELNSEKWFYRCDECCITFHIKCTLGDLISLKQIVDAEPIKLEVIRNIHMTRLVCDVCHSRCHFPYMLKCSSPLGVDTLCSLQCFRQKYFHKMTPLYELSIDY